The following coding sequences are from one Xiphias gladius isolate SHS-SW01 ecotype Sanya breed wild chromosome 14, ASM1685928v1, whole genome shotgun sequence window:
- the cirbpa gene encoding cold inducible RNA binding protein a isoform X2 translates to MSDEGKLFIGGLSFETNEESLAAAFGKYGTIEKVDVIRDKETGRSRGFGFVKYDNAEDAKDALDAMNGKTLDGRAIRVDEAGKGGRSRGGFGSGPRGGRFSGSRGRGGRGYSRGGGYNGDRGYGDRSYGDRSFGGGERSFGGGGYRSGGYSSGGYRENRGQGGYGDRSGSYRDGYDSYATHE, encoded by the exons ATGTCGGACGAGGGTAAACTGTTCATCGGAGGACTGAGCTTCGAGACCAACGAGGAGTCTCTGGCTGCGGCCTTCGGCAAATACGGAACCATAGAGAAAG TGGATGTGatcagagacaaagagacaggaagatCTCGCGGTTTCGGCTTTGTGAAATATGATAATGCAGAAGATGCAAAAGATGCATTGGACGCCATGAACGGCAAG ACTCTAGATGGTCGGGCTATTCGCGTGGATGAAGCAGGAAAGGGTGGGCGCTCCAGAGGAGGTTTCGGTTCAGGCCCACGAGGTGGCAGATTCAGTGGGTCCCGGGGGAGAGGTGGACGTGGTTACTCCAGAG GTGGGGGATACAATGGAGATAGGGGATATGGTGACAGGAGTTATGGTGACAGAAGCTTTGGAGGTGGAGAAAGGAGCTTTGGTGGTGGTGGATACAGAAGTGGGGGATACTCCTCAGGTGGCTACAGAGAAAATAG GGGCCAGGGTGGATATGGTGACCGCTCTGGATCATACCGCGATGGATATGACAGCTATG CTACACACGAGTAA
- the cirbpa gene encoding cold inducible RNA binding protein a isoform X1 translates to MSDEGKLFIGGLSFETNEESLAAAFGKYGTIEKVDVIRDKETGRSRGFGFVKYDNAEDAKDALDAMNGKTLDGRAIRVDEAGKGGRSRGGFGSGPRGGRFSGSRGRGGRGYSRDFGGGGYNGDRGYGDRSYGDRSFGGGERSFGGGGYRSGGYSSGGYRENRGQGGYGDRSGSYRDGYDSYATHE, encoded by the exons ATGTCGGACGAGGGTAAACTGTTCATCGGAGGACTGAGCTTCGAGACCAACGAGGAGTCTCTGGCTGCGGCCTTCGGCAAATACGGAACCATAGAGAAAG TGGATGTGatcagagacaaagagacaggaagatCTCGCGGTTTCGGCTTTGTGAAATATGATAATGCAGAAGATGCAAAAGATGCATTGGACGCCATGAACGGCAAG ACTCTAGATGGTCGGGCTATTCGCGTGGATGAAGCAGGAAAGGGTGGGCGCTCCAGAGGAGGTTTCGGTTCAGGCCCACGAGGTGGCAGATTCAGTGGGTCCCGGGGGAGAGGTGGACGTGGTTACTCCAGAG actTTGGAGGTGGGGGATACAATGGAGATAGGGGATATGGTGACAGGAGTTATGGTGACAGAAGCTTTGGAGGTGGAGAAAGGAGCTTTGGTGGTGGTGGATACAGAAGTGGGGGATACTCCTCAGGTGGCTACAGAGAAAATAG GGGCCAGGGTGGATATGGTGACCGCTCTGGATCATACCGCGATGGATATGACAGCTATG CTACACACGAGTAA
- the ndufa13 gene encoding NADH dehydrogenase [ubiquinone] 1 alpha subcomplex subunit 13 — protein MRRRVVSVRSAACFGEGWRKMAGSKVKQDMPPPGGYAAFDYKRNLPKRGLSGYSMFGIGIGLMVFGYWRLFRWNRERRRLQIEEMEARIAMMPLLQAEQDRRSLRMLRENLEEEAVLMKDVPGWKVGESVFHTDRWVAPLSEELFNLRPREELLHKRFGFLWYV, from the exons ATGCGAAGAAGAGTCGTTTCGGTGAGGTCAGCAGCGTGTTTTGGAGAAGGCTGGAGGAAGATGGCGGGGTCCAAGGTGAAGCAGGACATGCCTCCTCCGGGAGGCTATGCTGCGTTTGATTATAAGAGAAATCTACCGAAACGAGGACTTTCAG GATATAGCATGTTCGGCATTGGCATCGGCCTCATGGTCTTTGGTTACTGGAGGCTGTTTAGgtggaacagagagaggag GCGCTTGCAGATTGAGGAGATGGAAGCCAGGATAGCTATGATGCCCCTGCTGCAGGCAGAGCAAGATCGAAG ATCCTTACGAATGCTGAGGGAAAATTTAGAAGAGGAGGCGGTTCTCATGAAGGACGTTCCAGGTTGGAAG GTCGGTGAGAGCGTCTTCCACACAGACCGCTGGGTCGCCCCTCTGTCAGAGGAGCTTTTCAACCTCCGGCCCCGTGAGGAGCTTTTGCACAAGCGTTTCGGGTTCTTGTGGTACGTGTAA